From Thermus neutrinimicus, the proteins below share one genomic window:
- a CDS encoding L-threonylcarbamoyladenylate synthase, which translates to MVEVYQKVQEAAETLGRGGLVAFPTDTVWGVLARMEDEAACRRIYALKGREEEKPLQVLVADLESALRLADLKDLREKFLRLAEAFWPGGLTVVVPGQNIPPWISRDGSVGLRMPDHPLLRELLRRIGGYAAATSLNRSGEPPVRTEAEARAFAVDYVFPGEAMGLASSVVDLRTGMVLREGTIPKEALLPYLQDA; encoded by the coding sequence ATGGTAGAAGTATACCAGAAGGTGCAGGAAGCGGCGGAAACCCTTGGGCGGGGGGGGCTGGTGGCCTTTCCCACCGACACCGTCTGGGGGGTGCTGGCCCGGATGGAGGACGAGGCCGCCTGCCGGCGCATCTACGCGCTTAAGGGACGGGAGGAGGAGAAGCCCCTGCAGGTGTTGGTGGCGGACCTGGAAAGCGCCCTTAGGCTTGCGGACCTTAAGGACCTGAGGGAAAAGTTCCTGCGCCTGGCGGAGGCCTTTTGGCCCGGGGGCCTCACCGTGGTGGTACCGGGGCAAAACATCCCCCCTTGGATCAGCCGGGATGGTTCCGTGGGCCTAAGGATGCCGGACCATCCCCTTCTTAGGGAGCTTCTTCGCCGAATAGGGGGGTATGCCGCCGCCACCAGCCTCAACAGGAGCGGAGAACCCCCGGTGCGCACGGAGGCCGAGGCCCGGGCCTTTGCCGTGGACTACGTCTTCCCGGGGGAGGCCATGGGCTTGGCCTCCAGCGTGGTGGACCTGCGCACGGGAATGGTGCTAAGGGAAGGGACCATCCCTAAGGAAGCCCTTCTGCCCTACCTCCAGGATGCCTAG
- a CDS encoding EVE domain-containing protein: MAYWLLKSEPEVYSILDLRRERRAIWDGVRNYQARNYLMQMQVGDLCFFYHSNSNPPGIAGLCRVVRTLLPDPTQFEPGSPYFDPKATRDKPRWYTVEVEFLEAWPLIPLEELRACFPQDHPLVRKGNRLSVMPVPPEVAEGLIARKGCR, translated from the coding sequence ATGGCCTACTGGCTTCTGAAATCCGAACCCGAGGTCTACAGCATCCTGGACCTCAGACGGGAAAGAAGGGCCATCTGGGACGGGGTGCGCAACTACCAGGCCCGGAACTACCTGATGCAGATGCAGGTGGGGGATCTCTGTTTCTTTTACCATTCCAACTCCAACCCCCCAGGCATCGCCGGGCTCTGCCGGGTGGTGCGGACCCTCCTCCCCGACCCCACCCAGTTCGAACCAGGTAGCCCCTACTTTGACCCCAAGGCCACCCGGGACAAGCCCAGATGGTACACGGTGGAGGTGGAGTTCCTCGAGGCCTGGCCCCTCATCCCCCTGGAGGAGCTGAGGGCCTGCTTCCCCCAGGACCACCCCTTGGTGCGAAAGGGGAACCGGCTTTCCGTGATGCCGGTTCCCCCGGAGGTGGCCGAAGGGCTTATTGCGCGGAAAGGGTGCCGATGA
- a CDS encoding FAD-binding oxidoreductase, whose protein sequence is MGVRRIPSLAEAVRSELKALFGPRALLSRSEKGVYRYDAILVGPEPLAVVLPESREEVQALVRLARRHGLPLVARGAGSGLSGGAVPEEGALVVAFTRMTRLELDPGGRTAWAEPGVTTARVSEEARPHGLFYPPDPASLRTSTLGGNLGENAGGPLCFKYGVTGDYVLELEFVDAWGEVHRLGRQAYDLPGLLIGSEGTLGLITGVRVRLLPLPRYRATLMAAFSEVGALAEAVSQAIAQGAVPARLEFLDPTCVNAVEDYLGMGLPRGHALLLAETDGDSLEVVQEELSLVEETAKGLGARVQRARDEGEAEALWRARRSVSPALGRIRPKRVNEDIAVPRSRLPQVVREISALGEAFGLVVAQFGHIGDGNLHPNILFDPRRESEERVWELAHEIARVALRHGGVLSGEHGIGLMKREFLREAVDEATLEAFRTVKATLDPQGILNPGKLLP, encoded by the coding sequence ATGGGGGTCCGGAGGATACCTTCCCTGGCTGAGGCCGTCCGCTCCGAGCTCAAGGCCCTCTTTGGGCCCCGGGCGTTGCTTTCCCGCTCGGAAAAAGGGGTTTACCGCTACGACGCCATCCTGGTGGGGCCGGAGCCCTTGGCGGTGGTCCTGCCGGAATCCCGGGAGGAGGTCCAGGCCCTGGTGCGTCTGGCCCGGCGGCACGGCCTGCCCCTGGTGGCCCGGGGTGCGGGAAGCGGTTTGAGCGGCGGGGCGGTTCCCGAGGAGGGAGCCCTCGTGGTGGCCTTCACCCGCATGACCCGTCTGGAGCTGGACCCCGGGGGCCGCACCGCCTGGGCCGAGCCCGGGGTGACCACGGCCAGGGTTTCGGAGGAGGCCAGGCCCCACGGGCTTTTCTACCCCCCTGACCCCGCTTCCCTGCGCACCAGCACCCTGGGAGGGAACCTGGGGGAGAACGCCGGGGGGCCCCTTTGCTTCAAGTACGGGGTCACGGGGGACTATGTGCTGGAGCTGGAGTTCGTGGATGCCTGGGGCGAGGTCCACCGCCTGGGTCGCCAGGCCTACGACCTGCCAGGCCTTCTCATCGGTTCCGAGGGGACCCTGGGCCTCATCACGGGGGTGCGGGTGCGGCTTCTGCCCTTGCCCCGGTACCGGGCCACCCTGATGGCGGCCTTTTCCGAGGTGGGCGCCCTGGCGGAGGCGGTCTCCCAGGCCATCGCCCAGGGGGCAGTGCCCGCCAGGCTGGAGTTTTTGGACCCCACTTGCGTGAACGCCGTGGAGGACTACCTGGGCATGGGCCTTCCCCGGGGGCACGCCCTCCTCTTGGCGGAAACCGATGGGGACAGCCTCGAGGTGGTCCAGGAGGAGCTTTCCCTGGTGGAGGAAACCGCCAAAGGCCTTGGGGCCAGGGTGCAAAGGGCCCGGGACGAGGGGGAGGCCGAGGCCCTTTGGCGGGCCAGGCGGAGCGTGAGCCCGGCCTTGGGCCGCATCCGCCCCAAGCGGGTCAACGAGGACATCGCTGTGCCGAGAAGCCGTCTTCCCCAGGTGGTGCGGGAGATTTCCGCCTTGGGGGAGGCCTTTGGCCTGGTGGTGGCCCAGTTTGGCCACATCGGGGACGGAAACCTGCACCCCAACATCCTCTTTGACCCGAGGAGGGAAAGCGAGGAGCGGGTTTGGGAGCTGGCCCACGAGATCGCCCGGGTGGCCCTAAGGCATGGTGGGGTCCTTTCCGGGGAGCACGGGATCGGCCTCATGAAGCGGGAGTTCCTGAGGGAAGCGGTGGACGAGGCCACCCTCGAGGCCTTCCGCACGGTCAAGGCCACCCTGGATCCCCAGGGCATCCTGAACCCGGGAAAGCTCCTCCCCTAG
- a CDS encoding type II secretion system F family protein, whose translation MPVYQYKARDRQGRLVEATIEAEDLRTAARLLRDRGLFVAEIKEPGKGLQAEVRLPALERGPGLKDLAIFSRQLATMLGAGLTLLQSLAILERQTENKKFREIIKKVRTDIEGGMAFSDALAKHKLFSRLYVNLVRAGETSGGLDVILDRLATFLEKDLELRGKIRSAMTYPAIVFVFAVGVAYFLLTGIVPQFAQILTDLGSELPLLTRFLIALSDFLRAATLPLVLLAVVLFFVYRWYYGTPQGRKVVDRIKLRVPVFGNLNRKTAVARFSRTLALLLSSGVNIVESLDITKGTAGNSVVEEIVDTAKLKVQQGEPLNLTLAQHPFVFPPMVSSMVAIGEETGALDTLLSKIADFYEREVDEAVASLTAAIEPLMIIFLGVIVGMIVAGMFLPLFKIIGTLSAQ comes from the coding sequence ATGCCAGTCTACCAGTATAAGGCCCGCGACCGCCAGGGCCGCCTGGTGGAGGCCACCATCGAGGCGGAGGACCTGCGCACCGCTGCCAGGCTCCTCAGGGACCGGGGACTTTTCGTGGCCGAGATCAAGGAGCCGGGGAAAGGCCTGCAGGCCGAGGTGCGCCTTCCTGCCCTGGAGAGGGGCCCTGGGCTCAAGGACCTGGCCATCTTCTCCCGGCAGCTGGCCACCATGCTGGGGGCAGGGCTTACGCTTTTGCAGTCCCTGGCCATCCTGGAAAGGCAGACTGAGAACAAGAAGTTCCGGGAGATCATCAAGAAGGTCCGCACCGACATTGAAGGGGGTATGGCCTTCTCCGATGCCCTGGCCAAGCACAAGCTCTTCTCCCGGCTGTACGTGAACCTGGTGCGGGCCGGGGAGACCTCGGGTGGGCTGGACGTGATCCTGGACCGCCTGGCCACCTTCCTGGAGAAGGACCTGGAGCTCAGGGGCAAGATCCGTAGCGCCATGACCTACCCCGCCATCGTCTTCGTCTTTGCCGTGGGCGTGGCCTACTTCCTCCTCACGGGCATCGTGCCCCAGTTCGCCCAGATCCTCACGGACCTGGGTTCGGAGCTTCCCCTTCTCACCCGCTTCCTCATCGCCCTTTCGGACTTCCTGCGGGCGGCCACGCTGCCTTTGGTGCTTTTGGCGGTGGTCCTCTTCTTCGTGTACCGCTGGTACTACGGGACCCCTCAGGGGCGGAAGGTGGTGGACCGGATCAAGCTCCGCGTACCCGTCTTCGGCAACCTCAACCGCAAGACCGCCGTGGCCCGCTTCTCCCGTACCCTGGCCCTCCTCCTTTCCAGCGGGGTGAACATCGTGGAGTCCTTGGACATCACCAAGGGGACGGCGGGCAACAGCGTGGTGGAGGAGATCGTGGACACGGCTAAGCTCAAGGTCCAGCAGGGGGAGCCTTTAAATCTCACCCTGGCCCAGCATCCCTTCGTTTTCCCCCCCATGGTGAGCTCCATGGTGGCCATCGGGGAGGAGACGGGGGCCCTGGACACCCTCCTTTCCAAGATCGCCGACTTCTACGAGCGGGAGGTGGATGAGGCGGTGGCCAGCCTCACCGCCGCCATAGAGCCCCTCATGATCATCTTCCTGGGCGTGATCGTGGGGATGATCGTGGCGGGGATGTTCCTGCCCCTCTTCAAGATCATCGGCACCCTTTCCGCGCAATAA
- a CDS encoding GNAT family N-acetyltransferase, which yields MVLRPAVEKDLPAIARLSHETLLLGRAGPSVFPSRELWGELFVAPYLRRGCCQRVAEEEGAILGYILGACSDLPLTLYLLPRLPLLLLKLLLGRYGPPLPHLRYLLRLLLYRGPKAPKGLYPAHLHIAVDPKAQGRGIGKALLAEFLECLKEKGVKGVQLSTTRANAAARRLYQSLGFRLYAKRASPFWAPYHGHPVVHEVWVKEL from the coding sequence ATGGTCCTGCGCCCCGCGGTGGAAAAGGACCTCCCCGCCATCGCCCGGCTTTCCCACGAAACCCTCCTCCTGGGCCGGGCAGGGCCTTCCGTCTTCCCCAGCCGGGAGCTATGGGGGGAGCTCTTCGTGGCCCCCTACCTCAGGCGGGGGTGCTGCCAGCGGGTGGCGGAGGAGGAAGGGGCGATCCTGGGCTACATCCTGGGAGCCTGCTCAGACCTTCCCCTTACCCTTTACCTCCTTCCCCGCCTGCCCCTCCTCCTCCTGAAACTCCTCCTCGGGCGCTACGGCCCGCCCCTACCCCACCTCCGCTACCTCCTCAGGCTCCTCCTGTACCGGGGCCCCAAGGCCCCAAAGGGGCTTTACCCCGCCCACCTGCACATCGCCGTGGACCCCAAAGCCCAGGGCAGGGGCATAGGAAAGGCCCTGCTGGCGGAGTTCCTGGAATGCCTCAAGGAAAAGGGGGTGAAGGGCGTGCAGCTTTCCACCACCCGGGCCAACGCCGCCGCCAGGAGGCTTTACCAGAGCCTGGGCTTCCGCCTCTACGCCAAGCGGGCCAGCCCCTTCTGGGCTCCCTACCACGGCCATCCCGTGGTCCACGAGGTCTGGGTCAAGGAGCTTTAG
- a CDS encoding PIG-L deacetylase family protein — protein MRRLAPWQWLLLLLALYLLLAEALRLWLGLLWAERVGLVLAALGVWAFINGRFIFAYYHALFTSFRVRRLPLAPEPGPGEHLLVLAPHPDDEVLAAAGRMRRTLEAGGRVSVVYLTSGDAFDLAAGSPLPSREAMRRLALRRMVEAWRGLEALGLPRDSAYFLGFPDQGLFALFTTHYYLPYESPYTGLKAVAYPGCYRPGLPYTGKALEATLVELLSSLKPTRILLPSPLDAHRDHQATGYFGMQAAASLGMEGRLEYYLIHGGYQYPLPKGLHPRLPLYPPPRGKGLPWRRFPLGEEEVRLKEKAIRAHRSQMRLLGRFLLAFVRQNELYSPLPIPAREALAPEEEGWAVLEGREVL, from the coding sequence ATGCGCCGCCTGGCCCCCTGGCAGTGGCTTCTTCTCCTTCTGGCCCTCTACCTGCTCTTGGCGGAGGCCCTTAGGCTTTGGCTCGGCCTCCTCTGGGCCGAGCGAGTGGGGCTCGTCCTGGCGGCCTTGGGGGTGTGGGCCTTCATCAACGGGCGCTTTATCTTTGCCTATTACCATGCCCTCTTCACCTCCTTTCGGGTGCGGAGGCTACCCCTAGCCCCAGAGCCAGGGCCAGGGGAACACCTTCTGGTCCTGGCCCCCCATCCCGATGACGAGGTGCTGGCGGCGGCGGGCCGGATGCGCCGCACCCTGGAGGCGGGAGGGCGGGTGAGCGTGGTCTACCTTACCTCGGGGGATGCCTTTGACCTGGCTGCGGGAAGCCCCTTGCCCTCCCGGGAGGCCATGCGCCGCCTGGCCCTAAGGCGCATGGTGGAGGCTTGGCGGGGCCTCGAGGCCCTGGGCCTTCCCCGGGATAGCGCCTATTTCCTCGGTTTCCCCGACCAGGGGCTTTTCGCCCTCTTCACCACCCACTACTACCTGCCCTACGAAAGCCCCTACACGGGGCTTAAGGCGGTGGCCTACCCTGGGTGTTACCGCCCGGGCCTCCCCTATACGGGCAAGGCCCTGGAGGCCACCCTGGTGGAGCTCCTTTCCTCCCTCAAGCCCACCCGCATCCTCCTGCCAAGCCCCCTGGATGCCCACCGGGACCATCAGGCCACGGGTTACTTCGGCATGCAGGCGGCGGCCTCCTTGGGCATGGAGGGCAGGCTGGAGTACTACCTCATCCATGGGGGGTACCAGTATCCCCTGCCCAAGGGCCTCCATCCCCGGCTTCCCCTTTACCCGCCCCCTAGGGGTAAGGGCCTTCCCTGGCGGCGCTTTCCCCTGGGGGAGGAGGAGGTGCGCCTCAAGGAAAAGGCCATCCGCGCCCACAGAAGCCAGATGCGCCTCCTGGGCCGCTTTCTTTTGGCCTTCGTGCGGCAGAACGAGCTCTATAGCCCCCTTCCCATCCCCGCCCGGGAGGCCCTAGCCCCGGAGGAGGAGGGGTGGGCCGTCCTCGAGGGGCGGGAGGTCCTCTAG
- the scpB gene encoding SMC-Scp complex subunit ScpB, translated as MPSLKAELLAVLFAAGRPVALKELRALGYPEETLLRALEALEADLRNGELGIALERVAGGWRLLVHESALESVERVLKPSPPRLSKAALEVLALIAYHQPVARAELEAMRGKSVEGVLESLLERSLIRVVGEKDAPGRPKLYGTTERFLEVFGLESLEDLPPLEDGPPLLLRG; from the coding sequence ATGCCTAGCCTGAAGGCGGAGCTTCTCGCGGTCCTCTTTGCCGCCGGCAGGCCCGTGGCCCTGAAGGAGCTCCGGGCCTTGGGCTACCCCGAGGAGACCCTCCTCCGTGCCCTCGAGGCCCTCGAGGCCGACCTAAGGAACGGGGAGCTGGGGATAGCCCTGGAACGGGTGGCGGGGGGATGGCGGCTTTTGGTGCACGAAAGCGCCCTGGAGTCGGTGGAAAGGGTCCTTAAGCCCAGCCCTCCCCGCCTCTCCAAGGCGGCCCTGGAGGTCCTGGCCCTCATCGCCTACCACCAGCCCGTGGCCCGGGCGGAGCTGGAGGCCATGCGGGGGAAGAGCGTGGAAGGCGTGCTGGAAAGCCTCCTGGAACGGAGCCTGATCCGGGTGGTGGGGGAAAAGGACGCCCCGGGGCGGCCCAAGCTCTACGGCACCACCGAGCGCTTCCTGGAGGTGTTCGGCCTGGAGAGCCTAGAGGACCTCCCGCCCCTCGAGGACGGCCCACCCCTCCTCCTCCGGGGCTAG